The following proteins come from a genomic window of Legionella cherrii:
- a CDS encoding DUF3309 family protein: MLSTILIVVLILILIGALPTWGHSREWGYAPSGIIGTILIIFLILYLLGRV; encoded by the coding sequence ATGCTTAGTACAATATTAATTGTGGTTTTAATACTCATTTTAATTGGTGCCTTGCCAACATGGGGCCATAGTAGAGAGTGGGGATATGCACCATCAGGAATTATAGGAACTATTTTAATAATTTTTTTAATTTTATACTTGCTAGGTCGTGTATAG
- the trhA gene encoding PAQR family membrane homeostasis protein TrhA, with protein MKPLARGYIHLVAFFITLCACTILILYSNGACAIFASIIYSLSLIGQYGVSALYHTRMWSRQKYLLLRRIDHAAIFVLIAGTATPVCLLKLKNASGLQLLSTFWLVAIIGMLITTIWTNVPKWVRAFLYIAMGWIGILYFPEIKSSLDTTNIQLLAIGGVTYTLGALIYAFKWPDPFPTIFGYHEVFHVFVVLGSGLHFCLNYNIAT; from the coding sequence ATGAAACCTCTGGCACGTGGATATATACATCTAGTAGCATTTTTTATCACTCTTTGTGCATGCACTATACTCATCCTTTACAGCAATGGGGCTTGCGCCATTTTTGCCAGTATAATATATAGTCTAAGCCTCATTGGACAGTATGGTGTGAGCGCGCTTTATCATACCCGCATGTGGAGTCGGCAAAAATATTTATTACTGAGACGCATTGATCATGCAGCTATTTTTGTTTTAATCGCGGGAACAGCAACTCCCGTTTGTCTACTCAAGTTAAAGAACGCGTCTGGATTGCAGCTTCTATCTACCTTTTGGCTAGTTGCAATAATTGGAATGTTAATAACGACCATATGGACTAACGTACCCAAATGGGTTAGAGCGTTTCTTTACATTGCTATGGGGTGGATTGGAATTCTCTATTTTCCCGAAATTAAATCTTCGCTAGATACAACAAATATCCAGTTATTAGCAATAGGAGGAGTTACCTATACTCTAGGTGCTTTGATCTATGCTTTTAAGTGGCCGGATCCCTTCCCTACAATTTTTGGATACCATGAAGTCTTTCATGTTTTCGTTGTCTTGGGGAGTGGGTTGCATTTTTGTCTTAACTATAACATAGCTACTTAA
- the mgtA gene encoding magnesium-translocating P-type ATPase, which produces MSLLVTLDNEQVLNKLDTSEQGLTNINAQKRQILYGKNDLGRKPYRSVILESIFNSTNPLVIILVVAALLSAFTGNMINAGIIIAIIIFSVGLDYFQSRRALVAVKKLQQQIAATATVLRDGQWIEISFEQLVPGDIIRLVAGDLVPADSLLLKAKDIHIHQSALTGESLPVEKESIQEKKAPHNPIEARNAVFSGSTIVNGIATAVVVNTGSNTLFGQIAESIKKAPPHTEFEKGTMRFGIFIMKTVFFLVIFVFAVNIYLKRSLIESLLFAIALAVGLTPELLPMITTVTLAAGAVHMARKKVIVKNLSAIQNFGSIDILCSDKTGTLTSGEMALDQCIDLFGKKNEHVMLMAYLTSLFGSEIPNPFKRAVLKKASINPLDMAILKHDHPNVQKYNKIDEIPFDFERRRSSVVVDKNDIHLLITKGAPEYVMRVCSTYDRDGKLLVLNDEIRKQCDSMFSALSQQGYRVLAVAYRTVKNTQTSYHAHDEKEMVFAGFLAFNDPPLSEISTVIKELHQQGVKVKIITGDNDLVASHVCKQVGLDVSRIVLGEELDHISDSALGKIAEETDVFARISPVQKQRIIIALKTRGHVVGYLGDGINDAPSLHSADVGISVAGAVDIARESADIILLKQDLGVLLNGIIEGRKSFGNVMKYLMMGTSSNFGNMLSMAGAIIFLPFLPMLPIQILLNNMLYDTSQITIPTDNVDNSFIKKPKHWNIDIIKKFMFYIGPISSIFDFLTFYVMLNVFAASEALFQTGWFVESLATQTLVIFVIRTAKNPWQSKPSLSLTLMVLTVVSIGILLPFSPLAKYWGFVPLPSMYFLFLAAATLFYLALVEIIKKKLMWRWLEK; this is translated from the coding sequence ATGTCGCTTTTGGTAACTCTCGATAATGAACAAGTTCTAAATAAGCTAGATACCTCAGAACAAGGTCTTACCAATATAAATGCCCAGAAAAGACAAATTTTATATGGTAAAAATGATCTAGGTCGCAAACCTTACCGCTCAGTTATCCTTGAATCGATTTTCAATTCGACTAACCCACTGGTTATTATTTTGGTTGTCGCAGCTTTATTATCAGCTTTTACTGGAAATATGATCAATGCTGGCATTATTATTGCGATAATAATTTTCAGTGTTGGCTTGGATTATTTCCAAAGTCGCCGAGCTCTTGTTGCTGTAAAAAAGCTCCAACAACAAATTGCAGCCACAGCAACTGTCCTCCGTGATGGTCAATGGATAGAAATATCCTTTGAACAACTAGTCCCTGGAGATATTATTCGCTTAGTAGCAGGAGATTTGGTACCTGCAGACTCTCTGCTATTAAAAGCAAAAGATATCCATATACATCAATCAGCATTAACAGGTGAATCTCTCCCAGTTGAAAAAGAATCAATTCAGGAAAAGAAAGCACCTCATAATCCAATAGAAGCGAGAAATGCAGTTTTTTCAGGTTCGACCATTGTCAACGGCATAGCTACAGCAGTTGTGGTCAATACAGGAAGCAACACTCTTTTTGGCCAAATAGCTGAAAGTATAAAAAAAGCACCGCCTCACACCGAATTCGAAAAAGGCACGATGCGTTTTGGCATATTTATTATGAAAACAGTATTTTTCCTGGTAATTTTTGTCTTCGCTGTTAACATTTACCTTAAACGCTCATTGATTGAGTCCTTATTATTCGCAATAGCACTTGCGGTAGGACTTACTCCTGAACTATTGCCCATGATCACAACTGTAACTTTAGCTGCAGGAGCTGTTCATATGGCGAGAAAAAAAGTGATAGTCAAAAATTTATCCGCCATCCAAAACTTCGGTAGCATTGATATATTATGCAGCGATAAAACAGGAACGTTAACCAGTGGAGAAATGGCTCTGGATCAATGCATCGATCTGTTCGGAAAAAAGAACGAACACGTGATGTTAATGGCTTATCTTACTAGTCTATTTGGTAGTGAAATTCCCAATCCATTCAAAAGGGCAGTATTAAAAAAAGCATCCATTAATCCCCTCGATATGGCAATTTTAAAACACGATCATCCAAACGTACAAAAATACAATAAAATTGATGAAATTCCTTTTGATTTTGAGCGACGTCGATCAAGTGTTGTTGTTGATAAAAATGACATTCATCTACTCATTACCAAGGGCGCGCCAGAGTATGTGATGAGGGTATGCAGTACTTATGACAGGGACGGCAAACTTTTAGTATTAAATGATGAAATACGCAAACAATGCGACTCTATGTTTTCTGCATTAAGCCAACAAGGTTATAGAGTGTTGGCCGTTGCTTACCGAACAGTAAAAAATACGCAAACGTCATACCATGCTCATGACGAAAAGGAGATGGTATTTGCTGGATTTCTTGCTTTCAACGATCCACCACTCAGTGAAATCTCCACCGTTATAAAAGAACTACATCAACAAGGAGTCAAAGTTAAAATTATCACCGGTGATAATGATTTAGTAGCTTCTCATGTATGTAAGCAAGTTGGACTCGATGTGAGTCGGATTGTACTTGGTGAAGAATTAGATCATATCAGTGATTCTGCATTAGGTAAAATTGCAGAAGAAACTGATGTTTTTGCTCGTATTTCTCCAGTTCAAAAACAACGAATCATAATTGCGCTAAAAACAAGGGGTCATGTTGTTGGTTACCTTGGAGATGGAATTAATGATGCCCCTTCGTTGCATAGTGCCGATGTAGGAATTTCTGTTGCGGGTGCTGTTGATATTGCCCGTGAGTCAGCTGATATTATTTTATTAAAACAAGATTTAGGGGTATTACTTAATGGAATAATTGAAGGACGTAAGTCTTTTGGTAATGTTATGAAATATCTTATGATGGGAACAAGCTCAAACTTCGGTAATATGCTGAGTATGGCAGGTGCCATTATATTTTTACCTTTTTTACCGATGCTTCCAATACAAATACTGCTAAATAATATGCTCTATGATACTTCTCAAATCACAATACCTACAGACAATGTGGATAATAGTTTTATCAAAAAACCCAAACATTGGAATATAGATATAATTAAAAAATTCATGTTTTATATTGGTCCGATCAGTTCCATTTTTGATTTCCTTACCTTTTATGTCATGTTGAACGTATTTGCTGCCTCTGAAGCTTTATTTCAGACGGGTTGGTTTGTAGAATCTCTAGCCACGCAAACATTAGTGATTTTCGTAATACGAACTGCTAAAAATCCTTGGCAAAGTAAACCTAGTTTATCACTGACACTAATGGTATTAACAGTGGTTAGCATTGGTATATTATTACCATTTAGCCCTTTGGCTAAATATTGGGGATTTGTACCTTTACCTTCTATGTATTTTCTTTTTCTTGCAGCCGCAACACTATTCTATCTCGCATTAGTAGAAATTATTAAAAAGAAATTAATGTGGCGCTGGCTGGAAAAATAA
- a CDS encoding acetyl-CoA C-acetyltransferase translates to MKQKSNLHGREVYVVDGNRTPFLKAKGIGPFSGSDLAVAAGMTLLNRQPFAPTELDEVIIGCAMPSPDEANIARVVSLRLGCGNNVPAFTVMRNCASGMQALDNAAIQIASGRSDLILAGGTDAMSHAPLLFNQKMASWLANWYAAKSMGQKLGLITQFRPAYLAPVIALLRGLTDPIVGMNMGQTAEKVAFRFNLTREQMDEFANQSHLRLAKAYNENRMTEVSPLIDYKGKIYPQDDGLRADSTVEKLAKLKPFFDKKYGMVTAGNSSQITDGACLLLLASAEAVKKHGLKVMGRIVDSQWSALDPSQMGLGPVHAVTPILQRQKLKIEDIDSWEINEAFAAQVLGCVAAWNDDEYCRSQLGLEKALGGPSLEKLNRDGGAIAAGHPIGASGARIVLHVLKSLEQRNESRGMASICIGGGQGGAMYLERVTEVKGHE, encoded by the coding sequence ATGAAACAGAAGTCGAATTTACATGGTCGAGAGGTGTATGTAGTTGATGGAAATCGAACACCATTTCTCAAAGCCAAGGGAATAGGTCCTTTTTCTGGATCTGATTTAGCGGTAGCTGCAGGGATGACCTTATTAAACCGCCAGCCTTTTGCTCCAACTGAGTTGGATGAAGTGATTATTGGCTGCGCCATGCCTAGTCCAGATGAGGCAAATATTGCTCGTGTTGTCTCTTTGCGTTTGGGATGTGGTAACAACGTGCCTGCTTTTACAGTGATGAGAAATTGTGCGTCTGGAATGCAGGCACTCGATAATGCAGCCATCCAAATTGCGAGTGGGCGCAGTGATTTAATTCTTGCAGGCGGTACGGATGCGATGAGTCATGCTCCTTTATTGTTCAACCAAAAAATGGCATCTTGGCTAGCCAATTGGTATGCTGCTAAGAGTATGGGACAAAAATTAGGCCTTATCACACAATTTAGACCTGCTTATCTTGCGCCTGTTATTGCTTTACTGCGTGGTCTCACTGATCCCATTGTTGGCATGAACATGGGACAAACAGCTGAAAAAGTTGCTTTCCGTTTTAATCTTACTCGTGAACAAATGGATGAGTTTGCCAATCAAAGTCATTTAAGACTGGCAAAAGCCTATAACGAAAATAGAATGACAGAGGTATCACCACTTATTGATTACAAAGGAAAAATTTATCCACAAGATGATGGCTTAAGAGCGGACTCAACAGTAGAAAAATTAGCTAAATTAAAGCCTTTTTTTGATAAAAAATATGGTATGGTGACCGCCGGTAATAGTTCGCAAATAACAGACGGGGCTTGCTTATTACTATTAGCGAGTGCTGAGGCAGTCAAAAAGCATGGATTAAAAGTAATGGGTAGGATTGTCGACTCACAATGGTCTGCACTTGATCCTTCCCAAATGGGGCTTGGTCCTGTCCATGCTGTGACACCGATCTTACAAAGACAAAAATTAAAAATAGAAGATATAGACAGTTGGGAAATCAATGAGGCGTTTGCTGCACAAGTTCTAGGTTGTGTTGCGGCTTGGAATGACGATGAGTATTGCCGCAGTCAATTAGGTCTAGAAAAAGCCCTGGGTGGTCCTTCTTTAGAAAAACTTAATCGAGATGGAGGAGCAATTGCAGCTGGGCATCCAATTGGTGCAAGCGGTGCGCGTATTGTCTTGCACGTTTTAAAATCATTGGAACAAAGAAATGAGTCGCGAGGTATGGCTTCTATCTGTATCGGTGGAGGACAGGGCGGGGCAATGTATCTTGAACGAGTGACTGAGGTGAAAGGACATGAATAA
- a CDS encoding 3-hydroxyacyl-CoA dehydrogenase NAD-binding domain-containing protein: MNNYKHWDLQRDSDNILWLGLDRKDTTVNSINEEVLDELNSLLHEISQDKTAVGLIVYSAKEKGFIAGADVNAFSKFETPAQAVDFLRKGQAVFARLQALTIPSVAMIDGFCMGGGYELALACTYRVASDEKDTRIGLPEVMLGIHPGWGGSVRLPQLIGGFNALSQIILTGSAVPAAKAKSLGMVDDVVPIRQLKRAAVYFIKNKPAKHKPSFVQGLTNKAWLRKPIAALMRRNVAKRVRKEHYPAPYAIIDLWEKEGGMGDRAYLKEIDSVEHLVSTGITSKNLIRAFSLRERLKGFAKGSDFKANHIHVIGAGVMGGDIAAWCALRGLRVTLQDQSYDKIAPAIGRAHALYKKKLRKPRLIQAAMDNLIPDPEGHGIARADVIIEAVFENLAVKQEIMKKVEKLAKKDAIIATNTSSIPLDEMSSVMSNPNRLVGIHFFNPVAKMDLVEVVSSAQTSKKVEVNSCAFVNQIGKLPLPVKSSPGFLVNRVLMPYLMECVQLLDEGYSAETIDEAALSFGMFMGPVELADTVGLDVGLAVAENLTSHFGGTVPQRLRDMVKEGKLGRKTGQGIYQYKNGKPIKKQPSTPIDPHIADRLILRMVNESAACLREGVVADADLLDAGMIFATGFAPFRGGPMNYAKDFGTNNLENLFKTLESKYGKRFKVDESL, translated from the coding sequence ATGAATAATTACAAACATTGGGACTTGCAACGAGACAGTGACAATATTCTGTGGTTAGGCCTAGACAGAAAAGATACGACTGTGAACAGTATTAATGAGGAAGTATTGGATGAACTGAATAGCCTGCTTCATGAAATTTCACAGGATAAAACCGCTGTTGGTTTGATTGTTTATTCAGCTAAAGAAAAAGGTTTCATCGCAGGTGCGGATGTAAATGCTTTTTCAAAATTTGAAACTCCAGCGCAAGCCGTAGATTTCCTGCGTAAAGGTCAAGCAGTGTTTGCTCGATTACAGGCTCTAACAATTCCTAGCGTTGCCATGATAGACGGTTTCTGCATGGGCGGTGGTTATGAGTTGGCTTTGGCGTGTACCTATCGAGTCGCTAGCGATGAAAAAGATACCCGTATCGGCTTACCTGAAGTGATGTTGGGCATACATCCAGGCTGGGGTGGCTCGGTACGTTTACCTCAGTTAATTGGTGGTTTTAATGCTTTGTCACAAATTATTTTAACCGGAAGTGCAGTACCTGCCGCAAAAGCTAAGAGCCTAGGAATGGTTGACGATGTAGTGCCAATACGTCAGTTAAAACGCGCTGCGGTCTATTTTATTAAAAATAAACCAGCGAAACATAAACCTTCATTTGTACAGGGATTAACGAATAAAGCATGGCTGAGAAAGCCTATTGCTGCTTTAATGCGACGCAATGTGGCTAAGCGAGTACGAAAAGAACATTACCCAGCACCTTATGCCATTATTGATCTGTGGGAAAAAGAAGGAGGTATGGGTGATAGGGCTTATTTGAAGGAAATAGACTCTGTAGAGCATTTAGTATCAACTGGCATTACTTCAAAAAATTTAATTCGCGCTTTTTCATTACGCGAACGTTTAAAAGGTTTTGCAAAAGGTAGTGATTTTAAGGCCAATCATATCCATGTTATTGGTGCTGGTGTAATGGGTGGCGATATTGCTGCTTGGTGCGCACTACGTGGATTGCGAGTCACCTTACAAGATCAATCCTACGATAAAATTGCTCCTGCGATTGGACGTGCGCATGCTTTATATAAGAAAAAATTACGTAAACCTCGACTTATTCAGGCTGCGATGGATAATTTAATTCCTGATCCCGAAGGACACGGAATCGCAAGAGCTGATGTCATTATTGAGGCGGTTTTCGAAAATCTTGCAGTAAAACAAGAAATCATGAAAAAAGTTGAAAAACTTGCTAAAAAAGATGCCATTATCGCAACCAATACATCGAGCATACCTCTGGATGAAATGAGTAGTGTGATGAGTAATCCTAATCGCCTGGTTGGAATTCATTTCTTTAATCCAGTTGCTAAGATGGATTTAGTTGAGGTAGTGAGTAGCGCACAAACCTCTAAGAAAGTCGAAGTTAATTCGTGCGCTTTTGTTAATCAAATTGGCAAGCTACCATTACCAGTTAAATCCAGCCCAGGATTTTTAGTGAATCGAGTCTTAATGCCTTATCTCATGGAGTGTGTTCAATTATTGGATGAGGGGTATAGTGCTGAAACTATTGATGAAGCAGCCCTATCATTTGGTATGTTCATGGGACCAGTTGAGCTGGCAGATACTGTAGGACTGGATGTTGGTTTAGCTGTTGCAGAAAATCTAACGAGTCATTTTGGCGGGACGGTTCCCCAAAGACTACGCGATATGGTGAAAGAAGGCAAACTGGGTCGTAAAACAGGCCAAGGTATTTATCAATATAAAAATGGTAAACCAATTAAAAAACAGCCGAGTACACCAATTGATCCTCATATTGCAGATCGGTTAATTCTAAGAATGGTAAATGAGTCAGCTGCCTGTTTGCGTGAGGGGGTAGTCGCTGATGCAGATTTGCTCGATGCAGGTATGATTTTTGCTACAGGATTTGCTCCATTTCGTGGCGGCCCTATGAACTATGCTAAGGATTTTGGAACAAATAATTTAGAAAATTTATTTAAGACCCTTGAATCCAAATATGGTAAGCGTTTTAAAGTGGATGAAAGTTTGTGA
- a CDS encoding L,D-transpeptidase family protein, whose product MDKTLQMFLNKKRIFFLIFLELFCISFSYATTLVLPAAGDVVGEVKYTLSEANETIDEIGKRFDVGFYEILRANPQLNSQHVIGNSRLVIPAQYILPSVPRKGIVINLAEYRLYYFPEHENVVITFPVGIGRKGWSTPLGLTKIIAKEANPKWRPTENLRAEAEKNGDFLPDEFPSGPYNPLGQYALRLEWPTFLIHGTNRLDGIGMRVSAGCIRMFPDDIEYLFRVVPIGTPVRVINEPVKIGKHEGAWVIQMHPLLSEQPTESLQSALQNQLRIHNLISVNNNKIIQNELAYPTGLIRKIQ is encoded by the coding sequence ATGGATAAAACATTGCAAATGTTCTTAAACAAAAAAAGGATATTTTTTTTAATTTTCTTAGAGCTCTTTTGCATCTCTTTTTCTTATGCAACAACCTTAGTTTTACCTGCAGCTGGAGACGTTGTAGGAGAAGTTAAATACACACTATCGGAAGCAAATGAAACGATTGATGAGATAGGAAAGCGTTTTGATGTTGGTTTTTATGAAATTCTCAGAGCAAATCCTCAACTCAATTCCCAGCATGTGATCGGTAATTCTCGGCTTGTTATTCCAGCACAGTACATCTTGCCTAGTGTCCCTAGAAAAGGAATTGTTATTAATCTCGCTGAATATCGACTGTATTATTTCCCTGAACATGAGAACGTGGTGATTACTTTCCCTGTTGGCATTGGTCGAAAAGGTTGGAGCACTCCCTTGGGATTGACCAAAATTATTGCAAAAGAAGCAAATCCTAAATGGCGTCCAACAGAAAATCTTCGCGCTGAGGCAGAAAAAAATGGTGATTTTCTACCTGATGAGTTTCCTTCAGGGCCTTATAATCCTCTCGGTCAATATGCTCTAAGGCTGGAATGGCCCACCTTTTTAATTCATGGTACAAACAGACTCGATGGTATTGGTATGCGTGTCAGTGCGGGATGCATTCGTATGTTTCCGGATGATATCGAATATCTTTTTCGTGTGGTTCCAATAGGAACACCGGTTCGGGTCATCAACGAACCAGTAAAAATTGGAAAACATGAAGGAGCATGGGTAATACAAATGCATCCTCTTTTGAGTGAGCAACCCACTGAATCCTTACAATCAGCACTACAAAATCAATTAAGAATTCACAATCTTATCAGCGTCAATAACAACAAAATAATTCAAAATGAGCTTGCATATCCAACAGGCTTGATAAGAAAAATTCAGTAA
- a CDS encoding phosphatase PAP2 family protein, protein MSQVSSRSIMFFAGLILALSSISFLINSLFYNYPGNNYFPEGIPYLALTLILMNLGLFLYFPQRSKFIQAGRELIYLFMVMSVVAIATNAVQLTPFPAIDHYIVSFEKHLSIHMEKILIWTDNHPHFKYVLGKIYDTLPYQMSILPMLIIITCRFHLIREYYFYMLSTVLIGFVIYYFFPTTAPASVINSPLFSPEQIDTGLKFKQIHHYINPTTNEGGLIALPSFHTIWAILCVNLLREWPIPYFMLMIINVLLIASCVLLGWHYVTDIVAALIILLISHLLLKYCSCDRSPFTSYDLKS, encoded by the coding sequence ATGAGTCAGGTATCATCACGCTCGATTATGTTTTTTGCCGGATTGATTCTGGCATTATCCTCTATTTCCTTTTTAATAAACTCTTTATTTTATAATTATCCAGGTAATAACTACTTTCCTGAAGGCATACCTTATTTAGCATTAACATTAATTCTTATGAATCTTGGATTGTTTCTTTATTTCCCACAAAGAAGCAAGTTTATTCAAGCCGGAAGGGAATTGATTTATCTTTTTATGGTCATGAGTGTAGTTGCCATCGCAACCAATGCAGTACAATTAACCCCCTTTCCTGCTATTGATCACTATATTGTTTCCTTCGAAAAGCATTTATCTATCCATATGGAAAAAATATTAATCTGGACAGATAACCATCCTCACTTTAAATATGTATTAGGTAAAATTTATGACACACTCCCTTATCAAATGAGCATTTTACCTATGCTGATCATTATTACATGTCGTTTTCATCTGATCAGAGAGTATTATTTTTATATGTTGTCTACCGTTTTAATTGGTTTTGTCATTTATTACTTTTTTCCAACAACCGCACCTGCAAGTGTCATCAACAGTCCTTTATTTTCTCCCGAGCAAATAGATACCGGTCTTAAATTCAAACAAATTCACCATTATATTAATCCAACTACAAATGAGGGTGGATTAATAGCGCTCCCCTCTTTTCATACTATTTGGGCAATATTATGTGTGAACTTGCTTAGGGAATGGCCAATTCCTTATTTTATGTTGATGATTATCAATGTATTACTTATTGCATCCTGTGTTTTACTGGGATGGCATTATGTAACCGATATTGTGGCGGCCTTAATCATCTTGCTCATCAGCCATCTACTTTTGAAATACTGCAGTTGTGATAGATCACCGTTTACATCGTACGACTTAAAAAGCTAA
- a CDS encoding carbon storage regulator: MDIISLQFEEPLIIHIGDATVKILAFKTQEHGNIKFGVDAPRSVNVHREEIFHAIKQKQQLLETVE; encoded by the coding sequence ATGGATATAATTTCTCTTCAGTTTGAAGAACCTTTAATAATTCATATTGGTGATGCTACTGTTAAAATTTTAGCTTTTAAAACACAAGAACATGGAAATATTAAGTTCGGTGTTGACGCACCTAGGTCGGTGAATGTGCATAGAGAAGAGATTTTTCATGCAATAAAGCAAAAACAACAGCTTTTAGAAACGGTTGAATAA
- the rpsF gene encoding 30S ribosomal protein S6: MRHYEIMFLVHPDQSEQVPAMVERYEGIISKHSGVIHRKEDLGRRQLAYPISDVHKAHYILMNIECSLEALEEIKNAFKYNDAIIRNLITRQKQAITTESVLMKKEKETRSA; encoded by the coding sequence ATGAGACATTATGAAATTATGTTTCTTGTGCACCCTGATCAAAGCGAACAAGTACCAGCAATGGTTGAGCGCTATGAAGGGATCATAAGCAAGCACAGTGGTGTGATCCACCGAAAAGAGGACTTGGGTCGTCGTCAATTAGCTTATCCAATAAGTGATGTTCATAAAGCGCACTACATTCTTATGAATATTGAGTGTAGTCTTGAAGCTCTGGAAGAAATTAAAAATGCATTCAAATACAACGATGCAATTATTAGAAACTTAATTACTCGTCAAAAACAAGCGATCACTACTGAATCTGTTTTGATGAAGAAAGAAAAAGAAACCAGATCAGCTTAA
- the rpsR gene encoding 30S ribosomal protein S18: protein MSAYFRRKKMCRFSAEGGNEIDYKDINLLKNYISETGKIVPSRITGTQTRFQRQLARAIMQARFLGLLPYCDSHK, encoded by the coding sequence ATGTCAGCTTATTTTCGTAGAAAAAAAATGTGCCGTTTTAGTGCTGAAGGCGGTAATGAGATTGATTATAAAGATATCAATTTATTGAAAAATTACATTTCTGAAACCGGGAAAATTGTACCAAGTCGTATTACTGGTACACAAACTCGTTTTCAAAGACAATTAGCAAGAGCAATTATGCAAGCCAGATTTCTTGGTCTGTTGCCTTATTGTGATAGCCATAAATAA
- the rplI gene encoding 50S ribosomal protein L9 produces the protein MEVILLEKVRNLGNLGDKVNVKSGYGRNFLIPQNKAVFATPKNIEMFEKRRAELEKKAQQSFATAEQRAAKLNDTNLVISAMASDEGKLYGSVGINEIKDALTEKGIDVVKREIVMPEGPLHSIGSFVVEIHVHSDVVAKLHVEIIPAK, from the coding sequence ATGGAAGTTATCTTATTAGAAAAAGTGAGAAATTTAGGTAACCTGGGTGATAAAGTAAATGTAAAGTCAGGTTATGGCCGTAATTTTTTGATACCACAAAATAAAGCGGTTTTTGCAACACCAAAAAATATCGAGATGTTCGAAAAACGTCGTGCTGAGCTTGAGAAAAAAGCGCAACAATCTTTTGCTACTGCTGAGCAACGTGCTGCTAAATTAAATGACACCAATTTAGTTATTAGCGCTATGGCGAGCGATGAAGGGAAATTATATGGTTCCGTTGGTATTAATGAAATCAAAGACGCTTTAACTGAGAAAGGCATTGATGTAGTCAAACGTGAAATCGTAATGCCTGAAGGTCCTCTTCACTCAATTGGTAGTTTTGTAGTTGAGATACATGTTCACAGCGATGTTGTTGCTAAATTGCATGTAGAAATTATTCCAGCTAAGTAA
- the pcsA gene encoding phosphatidylcholine synthase: MNLSKQQFHPLQYVAAWSVHVFTASAACIGIFSLVKMYQHEYIFALWLMLITVVIDAVDGSLARLFNIRKILPQIDGALLDNIVDYLNYVITPCFFLLVKPGMLPSNYSVFIIAAVSITSAYQFCQSDAKTPDHFFKGFPCYWNITILYMFIFNTSATTNAIILTILSILIFVPVKYVYPSRLDYLTESRILKILMHICSAIYAVSSIFLLISYPNTNIICLSLSLAYVGMYLFLSFYRTYYPMIKAKMSAHKE, from the coding sequence ATGAATTTAAGCAAACAGCAATTCCATCCATTACAATACGTAGCAGCTTGGTCAGTGCACGTCTTTACTGCAAGTGCAGCATGTATTGGTATCTTTTCATTAGTAAAAATGTATCAGCATGAATATATTTTTGCTCTATGGCTTATGCTTATCACGGTTGTTATTGATGCTGTTGATGGAAGTCTTGCTCGTTTGTTTAACATAAGGAAAATTTTACCTCAAATCGACGGCGCCCTTCTGGATAATATTGTTGATTATTTGAATTACGTAATAACCCCTTGCTTTTTCCTGCTCGTCAAACCCGGCATGCTGCCGTCTAATTACTCAGTCTTTATAATTGCAGCAGTTTCAATTACTTCTGCCTATCAATTTTGTCAGTCTGATGCAAAAACGCCAGATCATTTTTTTAAAGGTTTTCCTTGCTACTGGAATATCACCATTTTATATATGTTTATTTTTAATACGTCAGCGACAACGAATGCCATTATATTAACTATTCTTTCTATACTTATTTTTGTTCCTGTAAAATATGTTTATCCCTCAAGACTTGATTATTTAACAGAATCTAGAATATTAAAGATATTAATGCATATTTGCTCTGCCATTTATGCAGTGAGTTCGATTTTTTTACTCATTAGCTATCCAAATACAAATATTATTTGCCTTAGCCTTTCTTTGGCATATGTTGGGATGTATCTTTTTTTAAGTTTTTATAGAACTTATTACCCGATGATCAAGGCCAAAATGTCCGCCCATAAGGAATAG